The following are from one region of the Macrobrachium nipponense isolate FS-2020 chromosome 21, ASM1510439v2, whole genome shotgun sequence genome:
- the LOC135197667 gene encoding uncharacterized protein LOC135197667, with protein MGGTHLTIILQLLTRAVLTKTVQGMHPAINIMECDAYQFFVYQMELTIQEFAKEDLKSKEDDTKRSLSPVSDKANSPTWSITKTSHLDEEEAEDTKSSLSEKVMGDTYKPLEEIEWPSCFPAPPSSPSNTSSLPSHDYLHEISPSPPPDFKHEASPSPPSSMHNASTLPLPGRHREPIPPVPTPELPHHILACKSDFQGNGSKTMTISRSRRRSHDVKTSPNQPRRLSLQTTKSSSPPSDYRWMYINDIKANATLVSRSPIGQNYHSPSPPSPQSVITLSPAKLQCDTYYSPTNLHQSIPPSSPIQMVSSASPLGFQQSNSSSSSASQQDSSISIVYNASPSPPLQNLSNDVSPEPSIREDVQSGSPSQSTPKSASLDEITVHHCSISPPELQEHSLLSLKENTEETRSQPPTPPPLPEFFEEDNPPTPPPIPEFFERESPSLSPEENHYPIPTIDDEEEIYDNVPPTQIVPIVYPRPRLSQPNPLYVIQESPSPQSSFETKQESPQTHSLEINDESPPPEPIDVIHKSPTESPPLPETENIREETPSPPPPPPIEVVHENPPPPKAPTPPPQKEEPKPESRPSSPEYFQLPDNWPAYPPFLFGDSDFPPP; from the exons ATGGGTGGAACTCATCTCACCATCATCCTCCAGTTACTCACGAGAGCCGTCCTAACCAAAACGGTACAAGGAATGCACCCAGCTATCAATATAATGGAGTGCGACGCTTACCAATTCTTCGTCTACCAAATGGAGCTCACAATCCAGGAGTTC GCGAAAGAAGATCTCAAGAGTAAAGAAGATGATACAAAACGATCACTGAGCCCAGTATCAGATAAAGCAAATAGCCCAACTTGGAGTATTACAAAAACAAGTCATCTGGATGAGGAAGAAGCTGAAGATACTAAAAGCTCACTAAGTGAGAAAGTAATGGGAGATACATACAAGCCCCTTGAAGAAATAGAATGGCCAAGTTGTTTCCCTGCCCCACCAAGCAGCCCAAGCAATACAAGTTCTTTGCCTTCTCATGATTATCTGCATGAAATatctccttctccccctcctgaTTTTAAACATGAAGCATCACCTTCACCCCCAAGCTCCATGCATAATGCTTCAACACTGCCACTTCCTGGACGACATCGTGAACCAATACCCCCAGTTCCAACACCAGAACTACCACATCATATTCTAGCATGCAAAAGTGACTTCCAAGGTAATGGTTCTAAAACAATGACTATAAGTAGATCAAGGAGGAGGTCTCACGATGTTAAAACATCACCAAACCAACCAAGACGATTATCCTTACAAACAACAAAATCATCATCACCTCCCTCTGACTACAGATGGATGTACATAAATGACATAAAAGCAAACGCAACATTAGTATCAAGAAGTCCCATTGGACAAAACTATCATTCCCCTTCACCACCAAGTCCACAAAGTGTTATCACTCTTTCACCAGCCAAATTACAGTGTGACACTTACTACTCACCTACAAATTTGCATCAAAGCATTCCTCCATCATCTCCTATTCAGATGGTATCCTCAGCATCTCCACTTGGTTTCCAGCAAAGCAATTCATCATCATCAAGTGCTTCACAACAAGACAGCTCAATATCTATTGTCTATAATGCATCACCATCTCCTCCATTACAAAATCTCTCTAATGATGTATCCCCAGAACCATCTATTAGAGAAGATGTACAAAGTGGGTCACCCTCACAATCAACACCTAAATCTGCTTCCCTTGATGAAATTACAGTTCATCACTGTTCTATATCACCCCCAGAACTCCAAGAACATTCATTATTATCcctaaaagaaaatacagaagaaaCAAGAAGTCAACCTCCCACACCTCCACCATTACCCGAGTTCTTTGAGGAGGATAACCCTCCAACTCCCCCTCCTATTCCTGAATTTTTTGAAAGAGAGAGTCCATCATTGTCACCTGAAGAGAACCATTATCCAATACCCACAATTGATGATGAGGAAGAAATATATGATAATGTACCTCCTACTCAAATAGTCCCCATAGTTTACCCAAGACCAAGATTATCACAACCTAACCCACTGTATGTCATCCAAGAGAGTCCTTCGCCACAATCCTCTTTTGAAACAAAACAAGAGAGTCCACAGACACATTCCTTAGAGATCAATGATGAAAGTCCGCCTCCTGAGCCAATTGACGTTATACACAAAAGCCCTACAGAGTCTCCTCCACTTCCAGAAACTGAAAACATAAGAGAGGAGACTCcttcaccaccaccacctcctccaatAGAGGTCGTTCATGAGAACCCTCCGCCACCCAAAGCCCCAACTCCACCACCTCAAAAAGAAGAACCAAAACCAGAAAGTCGTCCATCATCTCCTGAATATTTCCAGCTTCCAGACAATTGGCCTGCATACCCACCATTTCTTTTCGGTGATTCGGACTTCCCACCCCCTTAA
- the LOC135197802 gene encoding uncharacterized protein LOC135197802 has translation MLRRAGGILVVVWAVALVLVVCFVGGALAVGAHNPCPISEFTCDNLRCVSKDRVCNGKDDCGDKSDEKPNCTPCNMTYYGEVGRSYEIDLEENSNLKPPFTCHITFVAGGDIYGDLVQIVFRDLVLGQFRSHHVCGCPNGELMIEEPNRPHIGGSWCGGTSFHNVYYSETSTVTVKLKVPAPEHETIGEKKIRLRLLYKFLLTAESIVRFGPWNSAKYLGVSTPGTTCDRIFDSCDRRKCRIQSPNYPGFYPRNITCHYVIRQATVPHGRHALVSVGQEERGKVHIKHTDAACDNNLQLWLDEDCDVVGDTLSIYEIQGESRRLLIRFCGGGKVPRITASGAELLLVFQTSPFDNLYFDPSTITHPGFELDIGVVFVPKNSFLYADQKCEFEISSFEAPRGHFENVAHSLPRDSKCIYKFKGRPDEVIWLYFTRLKSVYTQPLSRDGPHCRIRVSLVEGENADGNVLENTCGPLGVRVCHREQLGPGRNRTRPCGSQESYLTQDYHATLTIHYLLPSTVADLHFRLHYEFVYAGPRAAALNKPEPCDRQINSDRSKKGLLSSPANNLLYGKFGATNLKCQYNLQGKPNEAVRITFIYFYAHNSSCPGRSTPLQACGRPAPLEGRGARLEVSEWPWPGVELPQACICNGLNLPATLLSYSASLTITFSVVGMDVFDDFSHFSFELEYEFVPVEACEESRIVKGEAGTLSLAIRPPPGPCRGHPWLLQPTSNHFLLVSVPGKAIRGGLQGAAHGQLIEADDSLPQEACQSSELHVYQPGNPRPLSAVCVSPGAADTVHVFSEGFNEPLSLDYLGEEARSLIVVLLSRPAYLAGQASQQQYSSINVRWVEAAPRWLAARCATECPSVHACISASLFCDGTWHCPSGDDEAVVTCLMALSPWLWLTFGLAIGCISVLGSWWGWTYWKTRHRCDSSNGCSEEVLTPGHHESPPEPPEYPECIDVDFETTV, from the coding sequence CTTGCAACATGACCTACTATGGTGAAGTGGGTAGAAGCTACGAGATTGATCTTGAGGAAAACAGCAACTTGAAGCCACCATTCACCTGCCACATCACATTCGTCGCCGGTGGTGACATTTATGGGGACCTTGTCCAGATTGTCTTCCGGGACCTGGTCCTTGGCCAGTTCCGATCTCATCACGTTTGCGGCTGCCCTAATGGCGAGCTCATGATTGAAGAACCCAACAGACCTCACATAGGCGGATCCTGGTGTGGTGGAACAAGTTTCCACAATGTCTACTACAGTGAAACTAGTACTGTCACGGTGAAACTCAAAGTTCCAGCACCCGAACACGAGACTATAGGAGAGAAGAAGATTAGGCTTCGCCTCCTTTACAAATTTCTCTTAACAGCAGAGTCAATTGTTCGCTTTGGACCCTGGAATAGTGCCAAATACCTGGGAGTTTCTACTCCCGGAACAACTTGTGACCGCATTTTCGACTCTTGTGACAGGCGTAAATGTCGAATACAATCCCCAAATTATCCAGGATTCTATCCTCGTAATATCACCTGCCACTATGTTATTCGACAAGCTACAGTACCCCATGGACGCCATGCTTTGGTAAGTGTTGGTCAGGAGGAGAGAGGCAAGGTGCATATCAAGCATACAGATGCTGCATGTGACAATAATCTTCAGTTATGGCTAGATGAAGATTGTGACGTTGTAGGGGACACTCTATCAATATACGAAATTCAAGGAGAGAGTCGGCGACTCTTGATTCGATTCTGCGGAGGTGGGAAAGTGCCGCGCATAACTGCCAGTGGAGCTGAGCTTTTACTTGTCTTCCAGACATCTCCCTTTGATAACCTATATTTTGACCCCTCAACCATAACACACCCTGGTTTTGAGTTAGATATAGGTGTAGTTTTTGTACCCAAAAACTCCTTCCTGTATGCTGACCAGAAATGTGAATTTGAGATATCAAGTTTTGAAGCACCTAGAGGTCATTTTGAAAATGTTGCTCATTCTCTTCCTCGAGACAGCAAATGTATTTACAAATTCAAGGGACGACCAGATGAAGTCATATGGCTTTATTTTACACGTCTGAAGTCAGTGTATACACAGCCATTGTCCCGGGATGGCCCTCACTGCCGGATCAGAGTTAGCCTGGTGGAAGGTGAAAATGCTGATGGAAATGTGCTAGAAAACACATGTGGCCCTCTAGGAGTGAGAGTATGTCACCGTGAACAACTAGGCCCTGGAAGAAATAGAACTCGACCTTGTGGTTCTCAGGAAAGTTATCTTACTCAAGATTATCACGCAACATTGACAATTCACTATTTACTTCCATCTACCGTAGCAGACCTGCACTTTCGCCTTCATTATGAATTTGTATATGCTGGACCCAGAGCTGCAGCTTTAAATAAACCAGAACCGTGTGACAGGCAAATCAACAGTGACCGTAGCAAAAAAGGACTTTTATCATCTCCAGCAAATAACCTTCTGTACGGAAAATTTGGTGCAACAAATCTAAAATGTCAATACAATCTTCAAGGGAAACCAAATGAAGCAGTTAGAATAACTTTCATATACTTTTATGCCCATAATTCTTCTTGTCCAGGCAGAAGCACTCCACTCCAAGCTTGTGGTCGACCGGCACCCCTTGAAGGTCGAGGAGCAAGGCTTGAAGTGTCTGAGTGGCCATGGCCAGGAGTAGAACTTCCTCAGGCTTGCATATGTAATGGTCTTAATCTACCTGCCACCCTACTGTCTTACTCAGCTTCATTAACCATTACATTTTCTGTTGTGGGCATGGATGTATTTGATGATTTTTCTCACTTTAGTTTTGAGCTTGAATACGAATTTGTCCCTGTGGAAGCTTGTGAGGAATCAAGAATTGTCAAAGGAGAAGCTGGAACTCTTAGTCTTGCAATTCGACCACCACCAGGACCATGTCGAGGTCATCCTTGGCTCTTGCAACCTACCTCTAATCATTTCCTTCTAGTATCAGTACCTGGAAAGGCAATACGAGGGGGTTTGCAAGGAGCTGCACATGGCCAGCTCATTGAAGCTGATGATTCACTCCCTCAAGAGGCATGCCAAAGTTCAGAGCTCCATGTTTATCAGCCTGGTAACCCTCGACCACTAAGTGCTGTTTGTGTTTCTCCAGGTGCTGCAGACACTGTACACGTATTTTCAGAAGGATTCAATGAACCATTATCATTAGACTACCTTGGAGAAGAGGCAAGATCCTTAATAGTTGTATTATTAAGCAGACCTGCATATTTAGCTGGCCAAGCATCACAGCAGCAATACTCATCAATAAATGTTCGCTGGGTAGAAGCTGCACCTAGGTGGCTTGCTGCAAGATGTGCCACTGAATGCCCATCAGTACATGCATGCATCAGTGCATCACTGTTCTGTGATGGTACTTGGCACTGTCCTTCTGGAGACGATGAAGCAGTAGTTACATGTCTCATGGCTCTATCTCCCTGGCTTTGGCTTACATTTGGTCTTGCAATTGGGTGTATCTCAGTTTTAGGTAGTTGGTGGGGATGGACCTACTGGAAGACACGGCACAGATGTGACTCCTCTAATGGCTGCAGTGAAGAAGTATTAACTCCAGGTCATCATGAATCTCCCCCTGAACCACCAGAATACCCTGAATGCATTGATGTTGACTTTGAAACGACCGTCTGA